The proteins below are encoded in one region of Pontibacter deserti:
- a CDS encoding PKD domain-containing protein, whose product MCTVFTLLFAVQDGWAQQKKKKAKLPPTDLSGAYLANAQYNFNTSGLQNVVLSNPTSLQFGPDSRLYVSQQDGVIKALTIKRNGANSYSVTATETIGLINQIPNYNDDGTLNTSVTKRQVTGILVTGTAAQPILYVSSSDSRIGGGSSAGDKNLDTNSGIVSRLTRTSSGWTKIDLVRGLPRSEENHSVNGMQLDEQSNKLFLAVGGSTNAGSPSNNFAFTCEYALSAAILSIDLTAIDAMPTQGSGNTAYKYNLPTLDDPTRTNNPDGSDVNDPFGGNDGLNQAKIVAGGPVQIFSPGYRNAYDLVITKTPGKARRMYSIDNGANAGWGGYPENEGSDGRVTNNYVSGEPGSTGPGQNDPKVNNLDNLHFIGDLSTYVPGSHYAGHPTPTRANPSGAGLYTHDGVSGFWRTSKTGTSPLPADWPPLPLSMANPIEGNFQNPGETDLALLTFENSTNGMTEYTASNFNDALKGTLLAADFGGNIHKITLTEDGSDVTNPRSSTNKLTQDLPFASGFGSQPLDVVAQGDNDIFPGSVWAATYGSDVITIFEPADFVSCTGTYSTSLDDDLDGYSNADEIDNATNPCSASSMPQDFDRDLLSDLNDSDDDNDQLGDNIDLFALDPQNGLATNLPIRYDLFNNDPGTGLFGLGFTGLMSNKKPDNDYYNLYDEGNLIAGGAVGAFSVVAVSAGDALGSLNNQENAFQFGVNVNASTGPFTVHTSMFGPFFNNKAPQNFQSQGLYIGTGDQDNYLKVVLNANGGAGGIEVVYENGGQPTSFQYELNGGIPASTLDLYLSVNPSAGTVQAKYARDGGPVTNVGSPIQVSGALLTVLQGSPALAVGIIATSRESSPFTATWDIINVTADPVTSVGSWETIAPASGTPTSRHENAFVQAGDKFYLLGGRGTKPVQAYDPVNKTWTNKANTPIEMNHFQAVTIDGLIYVVGAFTGGYPHETPIPKIYIYNPLTDKWLDGPAIPEARRRGSAGVVVRNKKIYLISGITDGHYAGHVKWFDEFDPATNSWKTLPDAPRARDHSHAALINNKLYLAGGRRSSYATGETYSLTVPEVDVYDFETSTWSTLPSSSNIPTPRAGASTAVLGDEVVVIGGESVSQSGAHKETEALNVSKNTWRRLADLQTGRHGTQAIVNNNSIYVMAGSGSMGGSPELNSQERFYMFAPTTPTGNALTQSLLSAPGEVKYGAIAVNTSSTKLVAITNTGTNQSIVLSSIGITGSAAFTYTSPYALPIVIPVGGSINLSVTFKPTATGSQTATMTLTHSGSGGSTTVALSGGEPGTAIRINSGGPQMIAFDNTFAADKLFSGGNVYTNTAASIEGTEYDALYQSERSSSVDLGSFDYNIPVAAGQYLVKLHFAEIYYGATGGGAYGIGKRVFNVTAEGNPIPGLTNYDILADVGVMTAVVKEVLVDVQDGTLNLNFKGVVNRPKVSAVEVIAQTVTNGVLAANPTSLHFFSQQAGTTSAPQTITLTNSGTTSIQVNSVSLTGANNAEFSHNFTNPVTVNAGGSTSIGVTFKPSSLGTKVAQLSITHTGTNSPLSVGLTGEGINNNPTPSTALYRINSGGGQASTSIGTFAADAYFSPDPGSTFSKTSAIAGTTDDIIYQSERSTTSNTATLTYNFPVGNGQYTVVLHFAEIYWTAIGQRVFDVSLEGVKVLDNYDIVKKVGALTATTEVLQTSVTDGMLTLVFSALPGEGGVNRPKISAIEVLGTIDGSNQLPVANAGADKTITLPVNSVQLNGSGTDADGTISAYAWSQISGPNTATFSSTTAAQPTVSGLVQGSYTFALTVTDEKAAASTPDQVTVTVNPATTVNQAPVANAGPDQTVTAGAGNLATVQLNGSASTDADGTIVSYVWKEGTSQLATGATASVSLAVGVHTLTLAVTDNQGASAEDQVVVTVNSATAPSTALYRINSGGGQASTSIGTFAADAYFSPDPGSTFSKTSAIAGTTDDIIYQSERSTTSNTATLTYNFPVGNGQYTVVLHFAEIYWTAIGQRVFDVSLEGVKVLDNYDIVKKVGALTATTEVLQTSVTDGMLTLVFSALPGEGGVNRPKISAIEVLGTIDGSNQLPVANAGADKTITLPVNSVQLNGSGTDADGTISAYAWSQISGPNTATFSSTTAAQPTVSGLVQGSYTFALTVTDEKAAASTPDQVTVTVNPATTVNQAPVANAGPDQTVTAGAGNLATVQLNGSASTDADGTIVSYVWKEGTSQLATGATASVSLAVGVHTLTLAVTDNQGASAEDQVVVTVNSATATNQAPVANAGPDKTITLPTNSTQLNGSGTDADGAIASYAWSQISGPSTATFSSTTAAQPTVSGLLQGSYTFALVVTDDKGTVSAPDQVNVTVNPAPVSNQQVVSYSLINANTDLEIQTITAGAVLNLATLPTRNLNIRVNTSPTVVGSVIISLTGAQVLNVKENKAPYSVFGDTNGNYKAWTPKTGNYTLMATPYTASGGGGTAGTSLTIGFSVIDQPAASQVLANGESINAVIKENKLMVYPNPNKGDMLNLELNDFGPQEEVMITLHDMTGRLIQTHRIKTDESGIFKYELNLMNQLNKGTYIVRAKSKTTQASTQLIIQ is encoded by the coding sequence ATGTGCACAGTCTTTACGTTACTATTTGCTGTTCAGGATGGTTGGGCACAACAAAAAAAGAAAAAAGCAAAGCTTCCTCCGACAGACCTATCAGGAGCATATCTAGCAAATGCACAATATAATTTCAATACAAGCGGACTTCAGAATGTTGTATTAAGTAATCCAACTTCTCTTCAGTTCGGGCCAGATAGCCGGCTATATGTATCACAGCAGGATGGTGTTATAAAAGCTCTGACAATAAAGCGCAATGGCGCAAATAGCTACTCTGTAACCGCTACAGAAACAATTGGCCTTATAAACCAGATACCTAATTATAATGATGATGGTACGCTCAATACAAGCGTTACTAAAAGGCAGGTAACAGGTATATTGGTTACGGGTACAGCCGCACAACCTATTTTGTATGTTAGCTCCAGTGACAGCAGAATAGGAGGTGGATCGTCTGCAGGCGATAAAAATCTTGATACTAACTCTGGCATAGTATCTCGTTTAACTAGAACGAGTAGTGGTTGGACTAAAATTGATCTGGTAAGAGGTTTGCCACGCTCAGAAGAGAATCATTCTGTCAATGGAATGCAACTTGATGAGCAATCAAACAAACTTTTTTTAGCTGTAGGAGGATCTACTAATGCGGGTTCCCCATCTAATAACTTTGCCTTTACATGTGAATATGCATTATCAGCTGCCATTTTATCAATAGACCTCACAGCTATTGATGCAATGCCTACACAAGGCAGTGGTAATACGGCATATAAGTATAACTTACCAACACTTGATGATCCGACAAGAACAAATAACCCTGATGGTTCTGATGTAAATGATCCTTTTGGTGGAAACGACGGACTGAATCAGGCGAAGATTGTTGCTGGTGGTCCAGTACAGATTTTTTCTCCTGGGTATCGTAACGCTTATGATTTAGTAATTACTAAAACTCCGGGTAAGGCCAGGAGAATGTACAGTATTGACAATGGCGCAAATGCTGGATGGGGAGGTTATCCCGAAAATGAAGGATCTGACGGAAGAGTCACTAATAATTATGTAAGTGGCGAACCTGGTTCTACCGGACCTGGACAAAATGATCCAAAAGTTAATAATCTGGACAACCTACATTTTATAGGTGATCTTAGCACTTATGTACCAGGTAGTCATTATGCTGGTCATCCTACCCCTACGCGTGCAAACCCTTCAGGTGCTGGTCTTTATACACATGATGGAGTATCTGGTTTTTGGCGTACAAGTAAAACAGGTACAAGTCCACTGCCTGCAGACTGGCCACCGTTACCACTAAGCATGGCCAATCCTATTGAAGGTAACTTTCAGAACCCTGGAGAAACCGATCTGGCATTACTTACCTTCGAAAATTCTACTAATGGTATGACAGAGTACACAGCATCTAATTTTAATGATGCGTTAAAAGGGACATTGCTTGCTGCAGACTTTGGAGGTAACATTCATAAGATTACTCTTACAGAAGATGGAAGTGATGTTACAAACCCCAGATCAAGCACAAACAAATTAACTCAGGATTTACCATTTGCTTCAGGATTTGGGTCTCAGCCGCTGGATGTCGTAGCACAGGGAGACAATGATATTTTCCCGGGATCAGTTTGGGCGGCAACATACGGATCTGATGTAATAACAATATTTGAGCCTGCAGATTTTGTGAGCTGTACAGGTACTTACAGTACTAGTCTGGATGATGATCTAGATGGCTATTCCAATGCAGATGAAATAGATAATGCTACTAACCCTTGCTCTGCATCAAGTATGCCTCAGGACTTTGATAGAGACCTTTTATCAGATCTTAACGATTCAGATGATGACAATGATCAATTGGGTGATAATATTGATTTATTTGCTTTAGACCCTCAAAATGGCTTAGCTACAAATTTACCTATACGCTATGACCTCTTCAATAATGATCCGGGCACAGGTTTGTTTGGATTGGGTTTTACCGGACTTATGAGCAATAAAAAGCCGGATAATGATTACTACAACCTTTATGATGAAGGAAATCTTATTGCTGGTGGGGCTGTGGGAGCTTTCTCTGTGGTTGCCGTTTCTGCAGGAGATGCCTTAGGAAGCTTAAATAACCAGGAGAACGCTTTTCAATTTGGCGTTAATGTAAATGCAAGTACTGGACCATTTACAGTACATACAAGTATGTTCGGACCATTCTTCAATAATAAAGCGCCACAAAATTTTCAGTCTCAGGGGCTTTACATTGGTACAGGTGATCAGGACAATTATCTAAAAGTTGTTTTAAACGCTAATGGCGGGGCAGGAGGAATCGAGGTTGTATATGAAAACGGAGGTCAACCTACTTCATTTCAGTACGAACTTAACGGGGGTATACCTGCTTCTACTTTAGATTTGTATCTCTCTGTAAACCCATCTGCCGGAACTGTTCAGGCTAAATATGCACGTGATGGTGGGCCAGTTACTAATGTAGGAAGTCCTATACAGGTAAGCGGAGCATTGCTTACAGTTCTTCAAGGCTCTCCCGCTTTGGCAGTAGGTATAATTGCTACGTCCCGTGAGTCATCTCCTTTTACCGCTACCTGGGATATCATTAACGTTACTGCTGATCCAGTCACATCTGTGGGATCTTGGGAAACAATTGCTCCCGCTTCCGGCACTCCAACTTCAAGACATGAGAATGCATTTGTTCAGGCTGGTGATAAATTTTACTTATTGGGAGGAAGAGGAACCAAGCCTGTTCAAGCGTATGATCCGGTAAATAAAACCTGGACGAACAAAGCCAATACTCCAATAGAAATGAATCATTTCCAGGCAGTAACAATAGATGGGCTTATTTATGTAGTAGGTGCATTTACCGGTGGCTACCCTCATGAGACTCCTATACCTAAAATTTATATATATAATCCACTTACAGATAAATGGTTAGATGGTCCAGCGATACCCGAAGCAAGACGTAGGGGATCTGCCGGGGTAGTCGTAAGAAATAAAAAGATTTATTTAATAAGTGGTATCACTGACGGGCATTATGCTGGGCATGTTAAATGGTTTGATGAATTTGATCCCGCAACGAATTCATGGAAAACACTTCCGGATGCTCCTCGGGCTAGAGACCATAGTCATGCCGCATTAATTAATAATAAGCTATACTTGGCTGGTGGACGTCGTTCTTCCTACGCTACAGGAGAAACATATAGTTTAACCGTGCCAGAAGTAGATGTTTATGATTTTGAAACCTCTACATGGTCTACGCTACCAAGTAGCAGTAATATTCCAACTCCACGAGCTGGTGCTTCTACAGCAGTACTTGGAGATGAAGTTGTTGTAATTGGTGGAGAAAGCGTTTCTCAGTCCGGAGCACACAAAGAAACAGAAGCACTTAATGTCTCTAAAAATACATGGCGTAGATTAGCTGATCTACAGACCGGACGTCATGGCACACAAGCTATTGTTAACAACAATAGCATCTATGTAATGGCAGGCTCTGGTAGTATGGGTGGATCTCCGGAATTAAACTCACAGGAACGCTTTTACATGTTTGCTCCAACCACACCTACCGGAAATGCATTGACTCAGAGCCTGCTTTCCGCTCCTGGTGAAGTAAAATACGGGGCAATTGCAGTCAATACATCAAGTACAAAATTAGTGGCTATAACTAACACCGGAACAAATCAAAGCATTGTATTATCATCAATAGGGATAACAGGTTCTGCTGCTTTTACTTATACCTCGCCTTATGCTTTACCAATAGTTATTCCGGTAGGTGGAAGTATAAATTTAAGTGTAACCTTTAAACCCACAGCTACAGGTTCACAGACAGCAACGATGACGTTAACTCATTCCGGTTCAGGAGGCTCTACAACTGTTGCTCTGTCAGGTGGCGAGCCAGGCACAGCCATACGTATAAATTCAGGTGGGCCGCAGATGATCGCTTTTGATAACACCTTTGCAGCTGATAAACTTTTTAGTGGTGGGAATGTATATACCAACACTGCTGCAAGTATAGAAGGAACAGAGTATGACGCGTTGTATCAAAGTGAGCGCAGTAGTAGTGTAGATTTAGGAAGCTTCGATTACAACATCCCAGTTGCTGCAGGACAGTATTTGGTTAAGCTACACTTTGCAGAGATATATTATGGAGCCACTGGGGGCGGGGCTTATGGTATAGGTAAGCGCGTATTTAATGTTACAGCCGAGGGTAATCCAATACCTGGACTTACCAATTATGATATCTTAGCTGATGTCGGAGTTATGACAGCTGTTGTAAAAGAAGTACTGGTAGATGTACAGGACGGGACATTAAATTTAAACTTTAAAGGTGTAGTTAACAGACCGAAAGTATCGGCCGTTGAAGTGATCGCTCAGACAGTTACAAACGGTGTGTTAGCAGCAAACCCAACATCACTTCATTTCTTTTCGCAACAAGCAGGCACAACTTCTGCTCCGCAAACTATAACACTAACAAATAGCGGGACTACTTCTATACAAGTTAATTCGGTAAGTCTTACAGGTGCTAATAATGCTGAGTTCTCTCATAACTTCACCAACCCTGTAACAGTCAATGCAGGTGGATCAACTTCAATAGGTGTCACTTTCAAACCTTCTTCTTTAGGAACCAAAGTAGCACAGCTCAGCATAACTCATACAGGCACCAACTCGCCTTTAAGCGTTGGATTAACTGGTGAAGGCATTAATAATAACCCTACACCAAGTACGGCCTTATACCGGATCAATTCGGGAGGAGGTCAGGCGTCTACCTCCATTGGCACGTTTGCCGCAGATGCTTATTTTTCTCCGGACCCGGGCAGCACCTTCTCTAAAACATCCGCCATTGCCGGCACCACCGACGATATAATTTACCAGTCTGAGCGCAGTACCACTTCCAACACGGCTACTTTAACTTACAATTTCCCGGTAGGCAATGGCCAGTATACCGTTGTGCTGCACTTTGCAGAAATCTACTGGACGGCCATCGGCCAGCGGGTATTTGATGTGAGCCTAGAAGGCGTGAAGGTGCTCGATAACTATGACATTGTCAAAAAGGTAGGAGCTCTTACTGCTACCACCGAAGTCTTGCAGACAAGTGTAACAGACGGCATGCTCACCCTTGTTTTCAGCGCATTGCCTGGCGAAGGGGGAGTAAACCGGCCGAAGATTTCTGCCATTGAAGTACTTGGCACAATAGACGGCAGCAACCAGTTGCCTGTAGCCAATGCCGGGGCAGACAAGACCATTACGTTGCCTGTAAACAGCGTGCAGCTGAATGGATCGGGCACGGACGCTGACGGTACCATCTCCGCCTATGCCTGGAGCCAAATAAGCGGCCCGAACACGGCCACCTTCTCCAGCACCACTGCCGCCCAGCCGACAGTAAGCGGGCTGGTACAAGGCAGCTATACTTTTGCTCTTACCGTTACTGATGAGAAGGCCGCGGCAAGTACCCCGGACCAGGTTACTGTCACAGTCAATCCGGCAACGACAGTGAACCAGGCACCGGTGGCCAATGCCGGTCCGGATCAGACAGTGACAGCCGGGGCCGGAAACCTGGCCACAGTGCAGCTCAACGGCTCAGCATCTACGGATGCTGATGGCACCATTGTCTCTTATGTCTGGAAAGAAGGAACCAGCCAACTGGCTACCGGAGCCACTGCTTCAGTGAGCCTGGCAGTAGGAGTGCATACCCTTACCCTGGCAGTAACTGATAACCAGGGCGCCTCAGCCGAAGACCAGGTCGTTGTGACAGTCAATAGTGCTACGGCTCCAAGTACGGCTTTATACCGGATCAATTCGGGAGGAGGTCAGGCGTCTACCTCCATTGGCACGTTTGCCGCAGATGCTTATTTTTCTCCGGACCCGGGCAGCACCTTCTCTAAAACATCCGCCATTGCCGGCACCACCGACGATATAATTTACCAGTCTGAGCGCAGTACCACTTCCAACACGGCTACTTTAACTTACAATTTCCCGGTAGGCAATGGCCAGTATACCGTTGTGCTGCACTTTGCAGAAATCTACTGGACGGCCATCGGCCAGCGGGTATTTGATGTGAGCCTAGAAGGCGTGAAGGTGCTCGATAACTATGACATTGTCAAAAAGGTAGGAGCTCTTACTGCTACCACCGAAGTCTTGCAGACAAGTGTAACAGACGGCATGCTCACCCTTGTTTTCAGCGCATTGCCTGGCGAAGGGGGAGTAAACCGGCCGAAGATTTCTGCCATTGAAGTACTTGGCACAATAGACGGCAGCAACCAGTTGCCTGTAGCCAATGCCGGGGCAGACAAGACCATTACGTTGCCTGTAAACAGCGTGCAGCTGAATGGATCGGGCACGGACGCTGACGGTACCATCTCCGCCTATGCCTGGAGCCAAATAAGCGGCCCGAACACGGCCACCTTCTCCAGCACCACTGCCGCCCAGCCGACAGTAAGCGGGCTGGTACAAGGCAGCTATACTTTTGCTCTTACCGTTACTGATGAGAAGGCCGCGGCAAGTACCCCGGACCAGGTTACTGTCACAGTCAATCCGGCAACGACAGTGAACCAGGCACCGGTGGCCAATGCCGGTCCGGATCAGACAGTGACAGCCGGGGCCGGAAACCTGGCCACAGTGCAGCTCAACGGCTCAGCATCTACGGATGCTGATGGCACCATTGTCTCTTATGTCTGGAAAGAAGGAACCAGCCAACTGGCTACCGGAGCCACTGCTTCAGTGAGCCTGGCAGTAGGAGTGCATACCCTTACCCTGGCAGTAACTGATAACCAGGGCGCCTCAGCCGAAGACCAGGTCGTTGTGACAGTCAATAGTGCTACGGCTACCAATCAAGCACCGGTTGCTAATGCAGGCCCTGATAAAACTATAACCCTGCCTACTAACAGTACTCAGTTGAATGGTTCAGGAACAGACGCTGACGGCGCTATTGCGTCTTATGCCTGGAGCCAAATAAGCGGCCCGAGCACGGCCACCTTCTCCAGCACCACTGCCGCCCAGCCAACTGTGAGCGGGCTGCTGCAGGGTAGCTATACTTTTGCTCTGGTCGTAACAGATGATAAGGGAACAGTTAGTGCACCAGATCAGGTAAATGTAACGGTAAACCCGGCTCCGGTATCTAACCAGCAGGTTGTTAGCTATTCATTAATAAATGCTAATACAGATCTTGAAATACAAACAATTACGGCTGGAGCTGTTCTGAATCTGGCTACGTTACCTACCAGAAATTTAAACATTAGGGTGAATACAAGTCCTACAGTTGTGGGCAGTGTAATTATCTCTTTGACCGGAGCTCAGGTACTGAATGTAAAGGAAAACAAAGCACCATATTCTGTATTTGGTGATACCAATGGTAACTATAAAGCATGGACACCTAAGACTGGAAACTATACTTTAATGGCTACTCCTTATACAGCTTCGGGTGGTGGTGGCACGGCAGGAACCAGCCTGACTATAGGATTTTCTGTTATCGATCAGCCTGCAGCTTCACAGGTTTTAGCCAATGGAGAATCTATTAATGCTGTAATAAAAGAGAATAAATTAATGGTTTATCCTAACCCTAATAAGGGTGATATGTTGAATCTCGAATTAAATGATTTTGGTCCTCAAGAAGAAGTAATGATTACGTTACATGATATGACAGGACGGTTGATACAAACACATAGAATTAAGACAGATGAAAGTGGTATTTTCAAATATGAGCTTAATTTGATGAATCAGTTGAACAAAGGTACATACATCGTAAGAGCCAAATCAAAAACTACTCAGGCCTCCACTCAGTTAATAATACAGTAA
- a CDS encoding malectin domain-containing carbohydrate-binding protein — MPLSPKKKCFYKLTFIVLFSLLITFFNNTYAQISSTRVTDWTKAGVVGGIPSGGSEILAVNYGIVADGITDNTLAINNLLKSSASLDKIIKFPAGIIRCEGYITLPAVGRRIIRGTLSSTGEKLTKFIFNTGATSTGNFVLQGSYTTSEVSVISGFTKGSTQLVVSSSSGLAAGDYIEIRQNNDPVLMNSYISPDYNTGSRSIGQVLRIASVSANTLTLQKPLRFSYNVGGEFYPKIRKFVPAQQVGFEDFYTECLQDGAKWTFRIARSANSWIKNVHSYKSVRVHVELATCINMTVRDSYFHDSFNHGGGGNGYGVLTTGRTTDCLIENNTFRRLRHSMMADHGANGNVFGYNKSSEAYSSTSTNIPSDISIHGYFSHMNLFEGNLVENIHSADQWGPSGPGTTFFRNRVTKERLRIDDYSVDNNVAGNEVITRYIDVHSTTKGTFVHGNVVGGVTTWASGAGTDNLQASYYLSQKPAFLATTDPWPLYGPKPVQQVVAAPSAPTANTATAISQTGFTATWTTSTGTDSYRIDVSTSSNFSSYITGYQNKTVAGNTLQISGLNTNTTYYYRVRAVNTGGTSASSNTISVTTLAAEPVNELVNNAPIVTNPILDQTATVGITYTYTFPTNTFNDTDGDGLTYTATLSDGSPLPSWLTFNASTRTFSGSPVAVQTGYIDIKVTATDPSKALASDTFRLTIKSSSSTGGSSGSPDGTVPSAIRINVGGNDYIAQAGTFIRDTYFKSVQSYTGYNSKSVSNTTDSELYQYYRTGEFSYNIPVSSGDYKVVLHFNEVWGISGKKGVGTRLFNVKTEGILKLTNYDIFARTGSSSKAIYESVNVNVADGLLNIDFIPVKNGALVSAIEVIPISTTTTSSLNSTDTSGIGIMNTETVSNLLVYPNPVDEQIFVEFLSTYKGDVQITLLDQLGRKHLELKPKDLTGKLNINIANLNLTHGVYFLVVTSEGKKEVKKIVKK, encoded by the coding sequence AATTATGGAATTGTTGCTGACGGAATAACAGATAATACCTTAGCCATAAACAACTTACTTAAAAGCTCTGCTTCGCTGGATAAAATTATTAAGTTTCCCGCAGGTATTATACGTTGTGAAGGATACATAACTTTACCAGCAGTTGGAAGGCGCATTATTAGAGGTACTTTATCCAGTACAGGCGAAAAGCTAACTAAGTTTATTTTTAATACCGGGGCAACTTCTACCGGAAACTTTGTACTACAAGGCTCATACACTACCAGCGAAGTATCTGTAATAAGTGGTTTTACAAAAGGGTCAACTCAATTGGTTGTTTCCTCTTCTTCTGGGCTTGCTGCAGGAGATTATATAGAAATCAGACAAAACAATGACCCTGTTCTTATGAACAGCTATATCTCTCCTGATTACAACACAGGTAGCAGATCTATAGGCCAGGTATTACGCATTGCATCAGTGAGTGCCAACACTCTTACCTTACAGAAACCTTTAAGATTTTCTTATAATGTAGGAGGTGAGTTTTATCCTAAAATCCGGAAGTTTGTACCAGCACAACAAGTTGGGTTTGAGGACTTTTATACAGAATGTCTACAAGATGGTGCCAAGTGGACATTCAGGATAGCAAGATCTGCTAATAGCTGGATAAAGAATGTGCATTCTTATAAAAGTGTTAGAGTGCATGTTGAGTTAGCCACATGTATAAATATGACTGTTCGTGACTCTTATTTCCATGATAGTTTCAATCATGGTGGTGGTGGCAATGGATATGGTGTTTTGACAACGGGGCGCACAACTGATTGTTTAATTGAAAACAATACTTTTAGAAGACTGCGCCACTCTATGATGGCAGACCATGGAGCAAATGGGAATGTTTTTGGATATAACAAGTCTAGTGAAGCTTACAGTTCTACCAGCACAAATATTCCAAGTGATATTTCTATCCATGGTTACTTTTCCCATATGAATTTGTTTGAAGGCAACTTAGTAGAAAATATACATTCTGCAGACCAATGGGGACCTTCAGGTCCGGGCACCACATTTTTCCGGAACAGAGTTACAAAAGAGAGACTCCGTATAGATGACTATTCTGTAGATAATAATGTAGCAGGAAATGAAGTAATTACAAGATATATTGATGTTCACTCAACCACTAAAGGTACTTTTGTACATGGCAACGTAGTTGGTGGCGTAACAACCTGGGCCTCGGGAGCCGGAACTGATAATCTTCAGGCCTCATACTACTTAAGCCAGAAGCCTGCTTTCTTAGCTACTACAGATCCATGGCCTTTGTATGGCCCTAAACCTGTACAACAGGTGGTAGCAGCCCCTTCTGCACCTACAGCTAATACTGCTACAGCTATTAGCCAGACAGGTTTTACAGCAACTTGGACAACCTCTACCGGAACTGATAGCTATAGAATAGACGTATCAACAAGCAGTAACTTTAGCAGTTATATCACAGGTTATCAAAACAAGACAGTAGCTGGCAATACCCTTCAGATTAGTGGGCTTAATACTAATACAACTTATTATTATCGGGTAAGAGCAGTTAATACAGGTGGCACTTCAGCTTCTTCTAATACTATAAGCGTTACTACTTTAGCTGCAGAGCCTGTTAATGAACTAGTAAATAATGCGCCCATAGTTACAAACCCTATCCTTGACCAAACAGCAACGGTAGGAATTACATATACTTATACTTTCCCGACTAATACTTTTAATGATACTGATGGAGATGGGTTGACATATACAGCAACTTTATCAGACGGGAGCCCATTGCCATCATGGCTTACCTTTAATGCTTCAACGCGTACATTTAGTGGAAGTCCAGTAGCAGTACAAACTGGTTATATTGATATCAAAGTAACAGCAACCGATCCTAGTAAAGCACTTGCCAGCGATACATTTCGTTTAACAATTAAAAGCTCAAGTTCTACTGGTGGAAGTTCAGGTTCTCCTGATGGCACTGTTCCCTCTGCAATAAGAATAAACGTTGGAGGTAATGATTATATAGCACAAGCAGGTACTTTTATTAGGGATACCTATTTTAAGTCTGTCCAAAGCTATACAGGATACAATAGTAAAAGTGTATCTAACACCACTGATTCTGAATTATACCAATATTACAGGACAGGAGAGTTCAGTTATAATATACCTGTTTCGTCAGGAGATTATAAAGTTGTACTTCACTTCAACGAGGTATGGGGTATCTCAGGTAAAAAGGGTGTAGGAACTCGCCTTTTTAATGTTAAGACCGAAGGTATACTAAAACTTACTAATTATGATATTTTTGCCAGAACTGGCTCCAGTTCAAAAGCAATTTATGAGTCAGTAAATGTAAATGTAGCAGATGGCCTTTTAAATATTGATTTTATTCCAGTTAAAAATGGAGCATTAGTATCAGCTATTGAAGTGATACCAATTAGTACAACTACAACCAGCTCGTTAAATTCTACTGATACTTCCGGTATAGGCATCATGAATACAGAAACAGTAAGCAATTTATTAGTATATCCGAACCCTGTTGATGAGCAAATATTTGTAGAATTTCTAAGTACATATAAAGGAGATGTACAGATAACACTCCTAGATCAATTAGGAAGAAAGCATTTGGAATTAAAACCAAAAGATTTAACTGGAAAGCTAAATATTAATATCGCCAATTTAAATTTAACGCATGGCGTTTACTTTCTAGTCGTAACCTCTGAAGGAAAAAAAGAGGTAAAAAAGATTGTAAAAAAGTAA